A single Uloborus diversus isolate 005 chromosome 7, Udiv.v.3.1, whole genome shotgun sequence DNA region contains:
- the LOC129226963 gene encoding neurogenin-1-like gives MASTFDMEDTVLHTPKFVETSFDFSSIFSSKDLHASMENIPEPMDIGQCSGIPSKGTCTKLPEDRFPTEDSSSIFSEKMESNSVPDTIVSSSESIPVKLPNYNLRQRSIKNRIETEIRIRKVPSKKPPKPKQRPAPLSKYRRKTANARERTRMQELNDAFENLRKVVPQFPRKTGDDNTKLTKITTLKLAVNYIAALSQILKQADSNKNSGSNPNDRFASDNACPSVDAIDPMDLLGDCLLDNSFDLILTSDGDSLSLSEDLNV, from the coding sequence ATGGCGTCAACTTTTGACATGGAAGACACTGTGTTACACACGCCGAAGTTCGTTGAAACAAGTTTTGACTTCAGTTCTATATTCTCATCCAAAGACCTCCATGCGAGCATGGAGAACATACCAGAGCCTATGGACATTGGTCAGTGTAGTGGCATACCTTCAAAAGGAACATGTACTAAACTTCCAGAAGATCGATTTCCCACAGAAGACTCCTCTTCCATATTTTCAGAAAAGATGGAAAGCAACAGCGTACCTGATACCATAGTTTCCAGCAGCGAAAGCATTCCAGTAAAACTTCCTAACTACAATCTCCGTCAGAGGTCGATCAAAAACCGAATCGAAACTGAAATCAGGATAAGAAAAGTTCCAAGCAAGAAGCCCCCCAAACCAAAACAAAGACCAGCACCCCTGAGCAAATACCGTCGCAAAACGGCGAACGCAAGGGAAAGGACTCGCATGCAAGAACTCAACGACGCGTTCGAGAACTTGCGGAAAGTGGTGCCTCAGTTCCCGCGCAAAACTGGTGATGACAACACCAAGCTCACTAAAATCACAACACTGAAGCTGGCAGTCAATTACATCGCAGCTCTCTCACAGATCCTAAAGCAGGCGGATTCCAACAAGAATAGTGGATCCAATCCTAATGATAGGTTTGCTTCCGACAATGCGTGTCCGAGTGTGGATGCAATAGACCCCATGGACCTTTTGGGTGATTGCCTCCTTGACAATTCGTTCGATCTCATCCTAACTTCAGATGGTGATAGTCTGTCTCTCAGCGAGGACCTCAATGTTTAG
- the LOC129225743 gene encoding tigger transposable element-derived protein 6-like: MARRKQISFQDKLNVISDIDDGMKQVDAAKKYGLSQSTVATFLKKRKHIEDAVRSNSVNPKRKRLKVATNENIDAAVLKWFQEMRATNIPINGPLLCAQARKYAAMLGNETFKASIGWLMRFRDRHGITFQEIHGEKKSAPMNEANVWRQEKMKDILQKYAPEDIYNADEAGLFFQLLSD, from the coding sequence ATGGCACGGAGAAAGCAAATTTCATTTCAAGATAAACTCAACGTCATCAGCGATATTGATGATGGAATGAAGCAGGTTGATGCAGCTAAGAAATATGGATTATCTCAATCTACAGTTGCAACGTTCCTCAAGAAGAGGAAACATATTGAAGATGCTGTGAGATCAAATTCAGTTAATCCCAAGCGAAAACGATTAAAAGTCGCGACTAATGAAAACATTGATGCTGCCGTCCTGAAGTGGTTTCAAGAGATGAGGGCAACAAATATCCCAATAAATGGACCCTTGTTATGTGCACAAGCACGGAAATATGCAGCAATGCTAGGGAACGAAACTTTTAAAGCTAGCATAGGTTGGCTAATGCGTTTTCGGGATCGCCACGGAATCACTTTCCAGGAAATTCACGGAGAGAAAAAATCTGCTCCAATGAATGAGGCAAATGTCTGGAGACAAGAGAAGATGAAAGATATTCTTCAAAAGTATGCACCAGAAGACATTTATAACGCTGATGAAGCTGGACTGTTTTTTCAACTCCTCTCTGATTGA